Below is a window of Anas platyrhynchos isolate ZD024472 breed Pekin duck chromosome 34, IASCAAS_PekinDuck_T2T, whole genome shotgun sequence DNA.
TCGGGAACGCCGCTCTGCGGGGGGCTGCTCCGGACCCCCCCTCACCGCCAAGCCGACGTCTGAGGGCGCCGCGGCCGCCTCCTGGCGAGGGACCGAGCGGGAATTCCCAAAGCAAAAGGggaggtggcagggaggggggggcgcaggggggggcgggaggggagtCGGGTCGCTCTCTGCACCTATGATACAAAGTGAAGAAGAGTTCGGTGCTGGACGTTCAGTCCCCGGCGGGTCTGGTTCCAGGCCATtgggggggggaacgggggCTCCGGCGGCGGCTCTGAAGCGTTAAAAAGTGCAGTTAgacggagctgggggggggcgggggggggctgctgcccacGGGTCTCAGTGTGCCGGAACGGAGGGGGtgtggaggatttggggggggggggggggcggggggggggacacgttAACGGCTTCGCTCTTCCTCGCCCGCGCTGCCGCCGGCCGCCCTTCAGTTGCTACAGCACTGGCTCTTGTTCTGCTGGCTCTGCTCGTGGAGGTCCACGCCTCTGCTCCTCCCCGCCGCGCCGCTCGTGCTCTGGGGCTCGCTCTTTGGCAGCTTcttggctggggggggggaggcagacAGGCGGGGGGGGGCGTCAGGAGGTGCTCAGCACCCCCACGGGCAGATCCCGGCTGTCTCCGTGCTTCCCGGGGGGGAAAaacccccctgagccccccctgCGCTCACCGGCCCTGCCGCGGAGCCGCCGTGGGGTGGGACCCCCAGGGGCTCTGCCCCACACAGCCCGGCTGggccccccccgcagcccccccccagcctcaccgATGGCCAGGAAGAGGTCGTTGACGTTCATCGCCGTCTTGGCCGACGTCTCCatgaacaggaggctgttgtCATCTGCGTAGGCCTGCGCCTCCTGGAACCGACACCGGCACCGGGCTGAGGGCTCGGCGGCCGCGGGCAGGaccggccccggccccgaccCCGTCCCCGACCCCATCCCCGACCCCAAAGCGCCCGGGAGCGGCGCTCACCTCGTACTCCACCATGCGCTTGCTGGCCAGGTCGGCTTTGTTGCCGGCCAGGGCGATGACGATGCTGGGGCTGGCTTGTCTCTGCAGCTCCTTCACCCATGTCTTCGCCCGTGCAAACGTTTCCTGCGAGCAGAGGGGGGGGCTCGAGGCCGAGTCTGGCGGCAGCACctcaccgggacccccccgccaGGCACCGGGACCCCCTGGTGAGGCACCGggacgccccccccccagcctgcgGTGCTCACCTGGTTGGTGATGTCGTAGACCACGATGGCCGCCTGCGCCCCCCGGTAGTACATGGGGGCCAGGCTGTGGTACCGCTCCTGCCCGGCCGTGTCCCAAATCTCAAATTTCACCGTTGTGTCGTCCAGGCAGACGGACTGTGTGAGAAACGccgctgggggggggcggggaggagaGAATTAGCTTCAAACggccgccccccagcaccctgcctgcccccaaatggtgctgggggggacgcagacccccagcaccctgcctgcccccACCCAGACCCTGGGGGATGTGGagctgggtgtgtggggagcCCGTGGCCCCTTGGACACTGCTGGGAGCGTACGGAGCTGCTCCACACGAGCggtggggctttttgggggatGAGCAGGACTCCTGCGTTGTGCCCCACAGAATTATCCCTGCGAGACCACAGCCGAGGCGTGGGGACTGCGCCGAGAGCCCGGCCCccccaggaggctgcaggggggctctccccctctccccaaaAGCGCTCGCGTGGCTCATCCACGGATTGCAGCCGCCAGCACGAGCCCAGAGCCCGACACTGGCCGGTGCGGGAAGGAAATCAAACCGGAGCGAGGCAAAACGCGCACAGACGGTGGCTCCGGGAGCTCGGAGTCCCCGGTGCGTGGCTCCCTGGTGCCGCCGTGCCCCGTGGGCGGGTGCCGCGGCCGACTCACCCCCGATGGTGCTCTCCTGGTACTCGTGGAACTGCCCCTTGACGAAGCGCAGCACCAGGCTGGATTTCCCCACCGCCGACTcgcccagcagcaccagcttgAACTGACAGATTTTGCTCGCTTGGGCCTGCCCATTCGGCCTGGCGGCTCCTCTGCTGGTCATGGccgggctcctgctgctgctgctgctgcgccgCGCGCCCTGCGAGGGGGGAAGGCAGCGACGCCGCGGCACCGAGCGGGGATCCGCTGGGCTGGGATCCGCTGGGCTGGGACCCGCTGGGCAGTGCTGCGAGGGGAGCAGAGCGGAGCCATCAGCACGGCACAGACCCCCCGCACCCCAcgaggagcagcccctgcagccaaTTCCAGCTCCCTGGGGGTGAtcccggcaccgggggggggtcccaggagCTCCCCCCCGGCCACAGCGCGGATTCCTcggctgcctccctccctgcccgccccgaGGAGGGGCTGCACAAACTCCCGGCCCGGCCTCCGAGTTCCTCAGCCCGCTTTGGgttggatttttattatttttttttcatttttcccctcccGTTTCCTCCCCCCGGTGCTGGGGGTCCCCGCACACCCCGAGGGGTCGCTGCCGGGGGAGCCCCGCAGCTCGGGGGCCTGCAGGGAGCCAGCTTTGGGGTTTCTTTAGGGCcaatctcccccccccccccaatcccatcccctctcGGGGCTCTCCGGTCCCCCGGTAGGGATTTACAAACCGGCAGCAGGACGGGGACAGCGCAGAGCTGACACCGGGGACGCCACCGGGTGCCGGTTCCCCCCCTGTTCCcgttcccccccggtgctggCGGGGCGCAGAgtgccccctcccacccccagcacccccccggggctcagcacccccccagctcccGGGACCGGCGCTGCCCCGGGCCCACCGGTGACACCCACGGGCACCTCCCGGGGCCGAGCTCCGCCGGTGGGGGACCGGGAGCCCCCGGCGGGCCCCGGGGTTGCGCCAGCCCCGCGGGGTAACGGCTTTCCGGTGCCACCCGGCCCCGCTGTGGCCCAACCGCGGGCCCGgtggaggctcaggggggaGGAGCGGGGAGCGCGGCTCGGCCCCCCCCGGTACACCGGGCCCGGTTACCGCCGGGAACCCCCGGCCGCGCACCGGGCACACCGGGAGCACCGGTCCCATGGCGGaggagcaccgggggggtcccgggacACCCCCGGCAGCCCGGAGGCCGCACGGAGCCCCCGGTACCGAGCGCCGAGCCGCGgcagcgccgcccgcccgcccccaCCGGAGCCCTCCCGGGGCGGCCCCCCCGGTACCGGCCCCGGTGGCTCAGGGGGGACCCGCTGGGGACCGGCCGCGCTCcgcaccccccctccccggtaCCTCCCCGGTACCTCCCCGGTACCGCCGGGCCACGGAGCCCCCGGGGGCCGGGCAGGGAGCGGCGGCACCGGGAGGGCCCCGGGGGTCCCCGCCCCGaccggcggcggccgcggcctcACCGGGACGGGCCCGGAGGCAGCGCCAGGCCCCGGCTCTCCGGTTCCGGTTCCCGGTTCCGGTTCCCGGTTCCGGTTCCGGTCACGGCCCCGGcccagccccccccgccccccccccggtacctGCGGCGGCCCCGGC
It encodes the following:
- the RAB5B gene encoding ras-related protein Rab-5B, producing the protein MTSRGAARPNGQAQASKICQFKLVLLGESAVGKSSLVLRFVKGQFHEYQESTIGAAFLTQSVCLDDTTVKFEIWDTAGQERYHSLAPMYYRGAQAAIVVYDITNQETFARAKTWVKELQRQASPSIVIALAGNKADLASKRMVEYEEAQAYADDNSLLFMETSAKTAMNVNDLFLAIAKKLPKSEPQSTSGAAGRSRGVDLHEQSQQNKSQCCSN